One Halobacillus sp. Marseille-Q1614 genomic window, AAAAATATCGCCGAATTTCCCACAAATTATTTTGCGTTTGCTATAATATGGATACCACTATGCAAACAGGATGGGGCGGTGGCACTCCCTCATAGAAAGGGGGTGTAGCCTATGACAGTATTTGAGACGTTAACCCTCATGATCTCTTTCGCAACGTTGATTGTGCTTGTCATTGAAACACACAAAAAATAACCCATCCTGTTTAGTTTAGCGGCTAAAGGGTGGGTTATTTTCCATCTAAGGCCACCACACTTCTTGTGGGTGTAGTGGGATCATCGAGCGGAGATTGTAGCAGATCTCCGTTCTTTTTATAATTATATGTTCATTATAGAAAAAATAATCACACTTTTCAAGTTAAGGACCGAAAGCAAGTTATATATAATGACCTGGTCAACTTTTGAACAGGGGCGGTTTATCAGTTAGTCCATATAGTAAAGACCCCGTTGGGATTTGATGATTCCAAAAGGTCTTACTTGTTATAAATGGAGTCTTTATCCAAAAGAAGTCTTCTAAAAA contains:
- a CDS encoding putative holin-like toxin, whose protein sequence is MTVFETLTLMISFATLIVLVIETHKK